agaaaatgaatttacACCagcattaataataatttcattgagacaaaaagaaataacttCTGGCCTTTGCCACTGCACTAAGAGCAGTTAGCTCGAAACTAGGAATTAGGAGAGTGTTCCTCCTCCAAACAATATCTTTTAATCCTACCCTCAACAGGAGAATGTTTATCCCCTGTTCGTAACATCTCAAAGTCCAACGATCTTCATATGTTTCCCCTCCAATCATAGATGgattgaattaatttaaaatctgCAAACAGATTAGCAAAACGACAAGTAAATGCACAGGAAAGCAAGCatcagaaattaaaataataagagaaagTTTACTGCTGCCAGCAGGTTGGAATTATGTCACACATGAGAGATTGAACAACTACACATGATCAACGAAAACAAGTGCTCTGCTGCATAATCACTTAGTTTTACAATGgtataaaggaaaagaaaacacacaGGTTAATAAAACAGGTAAAAGCAATGCAGAAGTCTTGTTTGGGACTGCAGTGAgccattaaaaaagaatatgctTTTGGAGAGAAGCAGGTAAACTGATGCTTTTTCCAAAAATATGTTCAACTTtcataagaaattttttttaaaaataaatctgtgaaatcaaaaaaaatctaattaacaCCCAAAAACAATTCCAAACAGGCCCATGAAggtggaaaaagaaaaggaatagtGCATCATAATCAATTGAACATTTCAGAaggacaaagaaaataaatgaatcaAAAGGCATGAGAGCACAGCAGTGAGTTTCTTAAACAGatatttctattcaaagaaactTGAACTAACCTCTTGAGCCATTAAATGAAAACATATTTGAAGACATGATAGACAGCTTGAGAAGGACAAAATTGCAATGGCTTCTCTTGAATCCACATACTAAGTCTGTTTGGTGCAATCATCGTACAtgggaaaagaaaggaaattaaACAAGGAAATgaggagaaaagaaatgatACTGTATTTCTCCACCCATGTTTGGTTTTGTATTTGAAAAAGGAGAGAAGTACaatttctcttatattttttcttttcttactatACCCTTAATGATTAAAAACCtttcttttcagaaaaaaTGCCAGTTagtaaatttttgtttatttcccTTGCTTTCTCTCCACCTTCGAAAAAATTTGTAATGCCATATTTCATTccactttcttttctctcattTCCTCTCCTTTCTTAACACCCAAACAAAAAATACTaatctaatttcttttctttttcattcacTTCTCTCCAGCACAATATAAGATCTTCTGCCATCGCCGCATCACCAAACTAACATATTGTTGATCATTGAATTTGTGATGAGACCTCGATATGGAATGCAGACTCTTTCAACTTGGtgaaaaaagaataagttCCTTTCCATGAAACTAGTTTGCATTCTGAAGTCCTTATCACTGTAAATACATGAAGTTACCTTCCTAATGCTTTATCCATTTCTTCTccaaacaattaaataaaaagaaacagcTTGTgtcataagaaaaaatatgattgCCAAGTCGCTCACAATTTAGTTTCTGACTGCCTAATTAGTTCTATGCTACTTAGAAGCAAGACATGTACTCTCAATTGAAAGAGTCATTCTTTGGCGATATTTATGGCAGTGAAGGTGATAATtgataaaacaaacaaacacaaAGTGGTAGAGGCCATTGTTTGGTGACAATAGTCGTGTTGATATAGCCACTACCAGAAATAAACATGAATGTAAGAGTTCAACGATAGTAGTAGCTTTTGCTTCAGAACTATTAATGATGATAGCATGGGAATAGGTAAGAAGCAAAATGATATTGCTCAATTGAATAGACATTTTTTCCTTCAGTATTCACTGCTAATGAGCACTCTTGATGGCCTTTACCCAAAGTACAATCTTTTCTTCTCATTTGTGTTTGTTTCACTGCTTAATTGTTCAATTGAAAGCAGCATGACACTGCTAAGTGAATGTAGCAATGTTGTACCAAGAAACAATTGAATTTCAAATAACTGCTATAATGAAGAAGACTAGATATAAAAATTTGGGTTTTTCAACAAAGTAATTCTTCAAAGACATATTTATAGAGTATATTATTCCTTCACAAcgattaatcaaatttatctTAAATAATGCATTTCATTTCTTCATAGCTTCTCATCAAAGAAGGGCAAccaaaataaatggaaaattaagcaaacaagaaaaaaaaaaaggatgaCCAAACATTCATAACAAGTGAGACCAGCAGAGTCCTAAACATGGGAGAAGTGACAATAGTTATCTAAGGGTAAATTGCCCAGCTGGTCTAAACCTTTGGACGGTATATCAAATTGATACCAAGACTTTAATATAAATCACATTGGTACCAGAACTACAGAaaagtatatcaatttagGACAGCTGTCCAATTTTCGGCAGATGGATTATGACGTGGCAATCTGAGGAGGTATATTCTATTTGATTCTCCCCTCAGTGTGTGCCATGTCAATAAAAATAGCTTACTCAGCCAACGGATCCCATTCCCTAACTTCCCCCAAATTAAATCCTAATTTACCCTAATTGAACCCTAAAATCCCCAAAACCATGACTTTCTGCTCAATCATCATCCTACTCTTAACGGTGTTTGCTTTCCCTTTCAATGTCCAAACAGAAACAACTTCTTTCAATTTCACCGAATTCACCCAAACTATGTCCGATATCGTGTTCGAAGGAGACGCAACTGTAGTTATTCGAGCAATTAAACTAACTAAATCCTTTGATGATTTGAATTCTAATGACAGTGTTAGTCGTGCAACATATTTCAAACCAATCCATCTCTGGGACAAAGACTCCGGTAAGGTTTCAGACTTCactacttatttttctttcgcTATCAACTCCAAAGATAATGAGAGCAAAGGCAATGGATTTGAATTCTTCCTCGCTAACAAGGGCTACAAAGTCCAGGCTTCATCAGAAAATGGACATCTTGGTCTTTCGAATGCAACCGATGTGCATCCATTTGTTGCTGTGGAATTTGATACAGGATAGTCCTAAATGGACCCGAGTGATCGAGAGGAGCACATAGGTATTGATGTCAACTCAGTTGTCTGTGCCAAACTCACAAACTAGACTTTCAATGATGTTGAAAATGGGGGAAAAATTCAAGCTTGGATTGAATATAATTCCCGTTCAAAGAAATTAAGTGTTAATGTACATAACGGTTATGAAGGAAATCACCAAGGGAAATATTCATATAACCTTGACCACACTGtagattttagaaattttttgtcGGACTATGTTACAGTTGGCTTCTCAGGATTTGTTTGAGGAGCATGAGATTTACTCTTGGGAATTTAACTCAACCTTACAActtgatgaaaagaaaaagccgACCCCTAAAAGGTTGGTTGTGGCCTCTTTTGGGTACTAATGGCGTACGGATTTTGGTTGCAGCGATCCTGAGTTTGGTTTATTTTGGCCACTGGAAGAAGAAGACGAAAAGACAGCAGAGAGAAGGTAGCAGGCCAGCGTCATtcacaaaaaaagaatttgagaacGAGACTGGACCAAGGAGTTTTTCGTACGAGGAACTAGTTGCAACAAGATACAGGGTAAACTTGGGGATTTTGCAACAAGACACGGAGTTTTTCATATGATTCTGCTGCTGCTATTGCTTTCTGTCTCCAAACATGTCTCCTGTTGATGCTTCTCTTGAATTTGGGGATTTTAAGGTTCAATTAGGGGAAATTAGGATTTAATTTGGAGGAAGTTAGGGAATGGGACCCGCTGGCTGAGTAAGCTATTTTTATTGACGTGGCCCACGCTGAAGGGAGAATCAAACGAAATATACCTCCTCAGATTGCCACGTCAGCATGCATTGGCCGGAAATTGGACAGCTGCCctaaattgatatactttTCTGTAGTTTTGGTACCAATGTGATTCAAATTAAAGACTTGGTATCAATTTGATATACTATCCAAAGATTTGGTACCAGCTGGGCAATTTATCATACTTTTAATCTTTGGGAAACGACTAATGAAAATGCATTTTGCACCATGCTCAAGTATGGGAGAAGTGACAATAGTTTATCTATGTTGTTACAAAGAAGTCTGATACTTCTAATCTTTGAGAAATGACTAATGAAAATGGATCTTTTTATCATGCTATGCATAAGTAGAACATCATTTACTATAAATAAGCAAAATTATATGTAGAAAAAATTCATAACATGAAACTTACATCATTAATTGTAAGCAGGAATCAGGATAGCAAATATGTTCTTTTCACATGAATCTGGGCTTTCTATCTGCAGGCTTAAGTATTTGGAAAGAGCACATTAAGGTTTCATCAACACTCATCATTGCACCAGCATTATCAAATTCACCGCAATAGTTGGGAGCAGAAAATATTGTAACAAGCTGCCTGTCTGCAAAGAACTCATACCCATCCTCAACAACCTGAAAAaaccaacaaaaagaaaaggagaaaagaaagacatattgttaaactattaaaatgaTTAAGCTACAACAATCACAAAAAAGTAAGCTTCCGTTTCACCAACCTGATGTGCACGACAAACAAGGTCCATATCATTATTTGTTAAGAATTCTGACACTTTATCTGCCCCAAAGGTGTATGAGACCCCCCGGTCGTTCATTCCCCAGCCTTTCACATCCCTACTAGGATCAGACCAAAGTAAGTCACAAAGCAGCCCAGAATCTGGAATTTCAGTTGGACGGGTTAAGCTCCTAATTTGATCCAAACTTGTTAAATCAGGTGAAAGACCTCCGTGCATGCACAATATCTTATCATCTATAAGAGCAGCAACTGGAAGACAATTAAAGCAATCAGTGAAGGTTTTCCAAAGTCTCACATTGAAGCGGCGTTTACATTCATCATAAAATCCATAAATTCGATTAATGGATGCAGACTCATGATTTCCTCGTAAAAGAAAGAAGTTCTCAGGGTATTTGATTTTGTAGGCAAGCAACAGGCATATTGTCTCCAAACTCTGCTTGCCACGATCTACATAATCAcctagaaataaataattagcacTAGGTGGGAAGCCCCCGTATTCAAAAAGCCTCAAAAGATCGGAATATTGCCCATGAATGTCACCTGGAAACCCAAGGAAAGATATTCACAAggttaatagaaaaaagaatttggaGGACAggaatacaaaaataaataaataaataaatgaaaaattgaattctgttaatatatgaaaaggGCTTGATAAAACACTGCAATTAAAAAGGGCCAAGCAGTACaaaattgtaattattatCCAATATATATGACAAATAAAGCTATGCACTTCTGCACTTCACAATAAGATAATATAGCAATACATAACAATGACTAACACACAAAGATGTAATATTCTTACAAAGCAACAATTACAGAGTTAATTTTCACTGAAACAATACCTCAACTTGGGCACTAGAAAGAACCAAAAAATGAACACAGCATCATGATTACCACAATTTCCTTCACTACACTGATCTCCATTTCCAATGCTCCTCTATTCCAAAACCTAATGGAAAATATCTTGATGATTTTAGAGGTAGCACACTTCTAGACTTGCTGTGTATGTATCAAGTTATATTTTCAGCAGTGTACTCTAGATCCTACCACAACTATCAATTTAATGTGGTTCAAATGCCAGTAACTTATGCTGATAACAGTAACTGAACTCTGAGATCTAATCAGTTCCCAAGAATTTGCAAGACAGACATCTCTCAATACATCATATAATTCCTATGACATGTCTCTTGCAGCAAGAGACATTGGCATCGTACATTGACAAAATTCGCTTCACGGGCAATACATCATACACCATCCATGGGCAATATTCCGATCTTTCAAGGACTGGAATTacacaaacaaaacaaacgAAAACCTCAAGGTGGTCTGTGGTTGCAGCAGCGCAAGCCACACAACAGAATCATTTATCCATCAGAAACCAAACTTAAGTTAATCTGAATCACCCGCCATCAGTTTCAACAGTTCAAATCACCCCATACAACAAGCCAGATTCCATACCTGAACTAAAAATTGCTGAAAATAACATGTCAGTATCTATAGAAGGATAAGACTATCTATAGAAAGACAAGACTGACCAGCCCTAATGTGAGATCGATCTTCGAATTTCGATCGTGATTATGAAGAATAGCAAGAAAGAAGTCTTAAAGCGGACAAGAAGGCATGGGCATGTCGGTATATTTGCAAGATTGACCTGACAAGAAATAACTATATGGCAATCATATGTAACAAAAACATGAGCTAGTTTGACGCACTTGAGCTATCACATCCTTAATCATACTAACAGCATACAGCTACACCAATACTAAATTGTGATCCTCATGTAATATATCcacagaaataaaataaataaaaataaacgaAAACAGCAAGTACAGcagcaaataaataaacaaacagCTTTGAAGGCTGTCCTAACCCATTCCCCTATTCAAATAAAGGCCTTTGtctttctcctttctttttcattatttgcATAATTTTCTCTAAATCCTTCACAATAAAGACATATTAATCAGTTCATTTAACACACTATTGCTGCATTTGAGATAAAGTTTTGAGCTTTCTTTCCAAACAATCATAATATAAACCTCAAATCCTGATAATACCAATAGCCTCCTCATAACCCAAACATCAATTCCTAACAttctcaagaaaaaaaaaaaaaaaaaaaaccaagaaCCACTATAGATTATTCAGCCCCAACTAAAAAATTTCCAGCTTTAAACAGCAGCAACAAGAAGTGAAAGATTTCAACTTTTTCCAGCCATAAGAAACAAAGACTACTACTATCTAGGCACTCTAAACAAACCCAAttcataaaacaaaataataaagatttaCTCTTGCAATAATgagagaaaatgaaacatatactagaaaagctaaaaagggaaaaagcaaGAACGTACCACAGATCTTGATAGGAGCTTCGAGTTCAAGAAGATTAGGCTGTTGAAGAAAAATTTCTCTAGAAACAGTACAAAGCTGTCGGATCTCATTCTCAGTTAACTGAACCTGCTGTTGTTTTGCTGTTCTAGTTTGCCTAACATCTAACAAACGACTTATTATATCATCCAAAACGACAGGGTCTATAGACACCTGCCCTTGCTGTGCCATTTAAAAATCGATCTCAAGAAACAAATCCTTTCTCCTTCGTTGCTCAAATGTTTTTTACGTGAAACAAAACAGAATCCAAGAAGAATGACAGCAAGAACCAAGAAGGGTTCTTTCTTGGTTCGGTTTTAGCTCTGCTTTAGTGGGTTTGTTTTGCGTGTtgctttttcttgattttgaatttgggttggtaaagagaaagagaagagaggGTGTGAGGTTTTCTTGGGTTTCTTTATATAATACAAATAGAAAATGGGTAAAGTTTGCACTATGCGACGAATCAAAACAAGGGATCCGATGTGGCGGAGAAGCCTATAACTATGAATCTAATTCCATTTTGGTCGATTAATCCGCCACTACTCCCATTCTCTGTCTTCCATTTTTTCAGCTCTAGCTCTAGGGtttatatgaaaagaaaaaagaaaatcatatttagtttaaaagaaaaataaaaagaaacagtcaaatttctccttatttaaACTCGAAATGAATCTCTTTAAGCGAACTCATAtgaatcttttattaaactatGTTTTAAGTAAAGgaataaatttatgtattgtttaaaagaatatataaatttatgggGCCTTAATATTATgggttaaattttaaatttcttttaatcccttttaatattctaaaatatttattaattatttttaatattttaaaatatttattaattaattttaatattttattgtatggTAGGTGTCAATATGTCTTTTAATtctctttaatatttatttaagttaaaagagataaatttttctatggaaagtttaatgaattaaactgtgaattatataaagtattatttcttttataattattattaaaaaataaataaattatctaatacataaataaagatttaagcttagaaaatttatattttcaaaaaataaattgtctTTGAGTTAGatatgaaatgaaattaaagagataaaacttaaaacaagtttgaaaataatttttaaattttttgatggGTTGTATggtaaaaagatattttttttttaaaagttgatATATCCTTAGAAAATGTCGGGaatattactatattattttcagtAGCTTATTTAAGATTCTAAAGtgattttgttaaaaataaagttattttattttattttaaagatattaatttttaattagcttaaattttatcttttaaattttataagtaaaaatgACTAACAacttattgaaaataattaatattttacaaaaataacaatactcttcatattttttataaattatactaatttttcgTATGTATTAGTAgttgcaaaaagaataattatttttgtgaaatttaatgatttattaaaAGGATTAAATTTTTcgtatttataaaatatattgttaaattacgaaaaatgacaaattctgtcatatttttttgtaaattatactaatatttcATAAGTGTTACTAGTTGCAAAAAAATGATTACTTttgcaaaatttaataatttatgaaaatattaaatctttattaattgtaaaatatattgctaaattataaaaaataaaaaaattatatatttctctaattatactaatttttcaaGTGTTACTAGTtgtggaaaaataaataatattgaaaaataataatttttgcaaaatttaatgatttataaaaattagtaaatttatgaaaaaaattaaatttttcgtAATCGCgaaatatattactaaattacaaaaaatgacaatcatttttatatttttttcgcAAGTTACACTAATTTTTTGTAAGTAAAACTAgttgtgaaaaaataaatagtattacgaaaaaataataactttgtaaaatttaataatttact
The Ricinus communis isolate WT05 ecotype wild-type chromosome 1, ASM1957865v1, whole genome shotgun sequence DNA segment above includes these coding regions:
- the LOC8284090 gene encoding serine/threonine-protein phosphatase PP1 isozyme 2 is translated as MAQQGQVSIDPVVLDDIISRLLDVRQTRTAKQQQVQLTENEIRQLCTVSREIFLQQPNLLELEAPIKICGDIHGQYSDLLRLFEYGGFPPSANYLFLGDYVDRGKQSLETICLLLAYKIKYPENFFLLRGNHESASINRIYGFYDECKRRFNVRLWKTFTDCFNCLPVAALIDDKILCMHGGLSPDLTSLDQIRSLTRPTEIPDSGLLCDLLWSDPSRDVKGWGMNDRGVSYTFGADKVSEFLTNNDMDLVCRAHQVVEDGYEFFADRQLVTIFSAPNYCGEFDNAGAMMSVDETLMCSFQILKPADRKPRFM